In Erigeron canadensis isolate Cc75 chromosome 1, C_canadensis_v1, whole genome shotgun sequence, a single window of DNA contains:
- the LOC122609237 gene encoding oil body-associated protein 1A-like, whose translation IRFHFYADDMTRQVEAHHYCGHLNDEVRQCLIYDRPDADARLIGVEYIVTEDLFLTLPDSEKPMWHSHEYEVKSGVLFLPGVPGPVERSDLEKVAKTYGKTIHFWQVDRGDELPLGLPQVMMALTRDSQLYPNLAKDVESRYGIFYDKERHNREYMEGLAHGIHPKANAAGIGLKTVLREIECKPSGHPSLEPVPRVFV comes from the exons ATAAGATTTCACTTTTACGCGGATGATATGACGCGACAAGTGGAGGCGCACCACTACTGCGGCCACCTAAACGACGAAGTGAGGCAGTGTTTGATCTATGACCGTCCGGATGCGGACGCTCGGTTGATCGGTGTGGAATATATAGTGACCGAGGATCTGTTTTTAACATTGCCTGATTCGGAGAAACCTATGTGGCATAGTCATGAGTACGAGGTGAAGAGTGGTGTGCTTTTTCTCCCCGGTGTTCCTGGTCCGGTTGAACGGTCGGATTTGGAGAAAGTGGCGAAAACGTATGGCAAGACGATTCACTTTTGGCAGGTGGATAGAGGTGATGAACTGCCCTTGGGTTTGCCGCAGGTGATGATGGCTCTTACGCGAGATAGCCAACTTTATCCTAACCTCGCTAAAG ACGTGGAATCTCGCTACGGTATCTTCTACGACAAGGAAAGGCATAACAGAGAATACATGGAAGGTTTAGCCCATGGAATTCACCCAAAAGCAAACGCAGCTGGAATCGGGCTAAAGACTGTGCTAAGAGAGATTGAATGCAAGCCTTCTGGCCACCCTAGTCTGGAACCTGTTCCTCgggtttttgtttaa